A portion of the Candidatus Hinthialibacter antarcticus genome contains these proteins:
- a CDS encoding SLC13 family permease, with product MTFDIFFMLVLLVVLLGSLMFTRIAPDVLFLGALTVLFVSNRVDAADALSGFSNPGMITIGALYIVVCGIRETGGIAWIVQWGLGRPKNLFQAKLRLVFPVTTLSAFLNNTPVVGMFIPAVIDWAKQNNLSVSKLLIPLSYASIFGGTCTLIGTSTNLIVNGLMISETGASPFHVFSIAWVGIPSALVGLTYMFLFSDWLLPDRRPSIGAMQDPREYTVEMLVEDASPLVGRSIENAGLRNLPSLFLMEIERAGHLIPAVGPQEQLEANDRLVFVGVIDSIVDLQKIRGLTPATNQVFKLDAPRTERVMVEAVVSDSCPLVGKTIREGRFRTVYNAAVIAVARNGERINKKIGDIVLRPGDTLLLEAPPTFFQQSRDSRDFFLVSQLQDSQPLRHERGLIALLVLAAMVLSAAFNVLSMLQAAMLAAGAMIATGCCSGSTARKSIDWQVLLVIAASLGVGHALDKTGAAAYIASGFIAFAGDSPILALIIVYLITTIFTELITNNAAAVLVFPIALATANSLEVSFVPFAIAIMMAASASFSSPIGYQTNLMVYGPGGYRFSDYARVGLPLNFLLGAVTVTLAPIIWPF from the coding sequence ATGACTTTTGATATTTTTTTCATGTTGGTTTTGTTGGTCGTTCTGCTTGGCTCGCTGATGTTCACGCGGATCGCCCCTGACGTGCTCTTTTTAGGCGCATTGACCGTGCTGTTCGTTAGCAACCGCGTCGACGCAGCGGATGCGCTGAGCGGATTCAGCAACCCGGGCATGATTACCATCGGCGCACTTTATATCGTCGTTTGCGGCATCCGTGAAACCGGCGGCATCGCCTGGATTGTTCAATGGGGACTGGGGCGCCCCAAAAATTTATTTCAAGCAAAATTGCGTTTGGTGTTTCCCGTTACAACGCTCAGCGCTTTTTTAAACAATACGCCTGTGGTGGGTATGTTTATTCCAGCCGTCATTGACTGGGCCAAACAAAACAACCTCTCAGTGTCCAAATTGTTGATCCCGCTGAGTTACGCCTCCATCTTTGGGGGAACCTGTACGCTCATCGGAACCAGCACCAACCTGATCGTCAACGGTTTGATGATTAGTGAAACCGGCGCCTCGCCCTTTCATGTCTTCAGCATCGCCTGGGTTGGAATCCCAAGCGCCTTGGTAGGCCTGACCTATATGTTTCTGTTCAGCGACTGGCTTTTGCCGGATCGCCGCCCCAGCATCGGCGCCATGCAAGACCCCCGCGAATATACCGTTGAAATGCTGGTTGAAGACGCCAGCCCGTTGGTGGGCCGCAGCATTGAAAATGCGGGACTGAGAAACCTGCCGAGCCTCTTTTTGATGGAAATCGAACGGGCGGGACACTTGATTCCCGCCGTCGGCCCGCAAGAACAGTTGGAAGCCAATGACCGACTGGTTTTTGTCGGCGTCATAGATTCGATTGTCGATTTGCAAAAAATACGCGGACTCACGCCCGCCACCAATCAAGTGTTTAAACTCGATGCGCCCCGCACCGAACGCGTCATGGTCGAAGCCGTGGTTTCAGATTCATGCCCATTGGTGGGAAAAACCATTCGTGAAGGGCGTTTCCGTACAGTCTATAACGCCGCCGTCATCGCAGTGGCGCGCAACGGTGAGCGCATCAACAAAAAAATCGGCGATATCGTATTGCGCCCCGGCGACACCTTGCTGCTGGAAGCGCCGCCGACGTTTTTCCAACAGTCGCGCGATTCACGTGATTTCTTTTTGGTAAGCCAGTTGCAAGACTCGCAACCCTTGCGCCATGAACGCGGCCTCATCGCCCTGCTCGTTTTAGCGGCGATGGTCTTGTCTGCGGCGTTTAACGTCTTGAGCATGTTACAAGCAGCGATGTTGGCGGCAGGCGCCATGATCGCCACCGGGTGCTGCAGCGGCTCCACCGCGCGAAAGAGCATTGACTGGCAAGTCTTGCTGGTCATTGCAGCCTCGCTTGGAGTAGGACACGCACTCGATAAAACAGGCGCAGCAGCCTACATCGCAAGCGGATTCATCGCGTTCGCCGGCGACAGCCCGATTCTCGCTCTAATCATCGTGTATTTGATTACCACAATTTTCACGGAATTGATTACGAATAACGCAGCGGCGGTGCTGGTGTTCCCGATTGCGCTCGCAACCGCTAATTCGCTGGAGGTCAGTTTTGTTCCGTTCGCCATCGCGATTATGATGGCGGCGTCCGCCAGTTTCTCGTCACCAATCGGATATCAAACAAACTTAATGGTTTACGGCCCGGGCGGGTATCGTTTCTCCGACTACGCCCGCGTTGGTCTGCCGCTCAACTTTTTGTTGGGCGCCGTTACCGTCACGCTGGCTCCTATCATCTGGCCGTTTTAG
- a CDS encoding metallophosphatase, with protein sequence MNQFVCAAAAALLCSVMYCGAVCAQESATTAVSATAQITIFHTNDFHSRLERADALVDTIFRLREDRPDSILLDAGDMFESESEEAASTKGRAVVEMMNRAGYDGMTLGDGAFRGFDLEDMRRCIQEFAFPVLSSNLVSSDNGDPITIPYWIYTVGPVRVGVIGAYNDEPIRDAGLHAIDAHTVLEYYAYHLKGKTDCIVALTHAGLNNDKALAKAVPVIDVIVGGSSNDALEQPLVLDDTIIVQAGSVGRYVGVLNLTIDLDADKVVAHSGRLEPVREQ encoded by the coding sequence ATGAACCAGTTTGTATGCGCCGCTGCGGCGGCGCTTCTTTGTAGTGTTATGTATTGCGGCGCCGTTTGTGCGCAAGAAAGCGCAACGACGGCTGTTTCAGCCACTGCGCAAATCACCATTTTTCACACCAATGATTTTCATAGCCGTCTTGAGCGCGCCGACGCGTTGGTCGACACGATTTTTCGCTTACGTGAAGATCGCCCGGATTCGATTTTACTCGACGCGGGCGATATGTTTGAAAGCGAGTCGGAAGAAGCCGCGTCGACAAAAGGACGCGCCGTCGTCGAGATGATGAACCGGGCGGGGTATGATGGAATGACCTTGGGCGACGGCGCTTTTCGGGGATTTGACCTGGAAGACATGCGGCGTTGTATTCAAGAGTTTGCGTTTCCCGTTTTAAGTTCCAACCTGGTCAGCAGCGATAACGGCGACCCGATTACCATCCCCTATTGGATTTATACCGTTGGCCCTGTTCGCGTCGGAGTGATCGGCGCGTATAACGATGAGCCAATTCGCGACGCCGGGCTTCACGCGATTGATGCGCATACGGTACTTGAGTATTACGCCTATCATTTGAAGGGCAAAACGGATTGCATCGTGGCGCTGACTCACGCCGGATTAAACAATGATAAAGCGCTCGCCAAGGCGGTGCCGGTGATCGACGTTATTGTCGGCGGTTCGTCGAACGACGCGCTTGAACAACCGCTTGTGCTGGATGATACAATCATTGTGCAGGCGGGGTCGGTGGGGCGTTATGTGGGCGTATTGAATCTCACGATTGATCTGGATGCTGACAAAGTGGTTGCGCATTCAGGGCGCTTGGAACCCGTCCGGGAGCAATAA